From Micromonospora rhizosphaerae, the proteins below share one genomic window:
- a CDS encoding VOC family protein → MTPRLDLIGMAVTDMARTLDFYRRLGVAVPPGAEREPHVEVTLDNGVRLAWDTVETIRSFDPGWTPATGSPRVNLAFRCADPAEVDRWYTELTGAGFHGHLAPWNAFWGQRYAVLHDPDGNGVDLFAPLAAD, encoded by the coding sequence ATGACACCTCGACTCGACCTGATCGGCATGGCCGTCACCGACATGGCCCGCACCCTCGACTTCTACCGGCGGCTGGGGGTCGCCGTGCCGCCCGGTGCGGAGCGCGAACCGCACGTGGAGGTCACCCTGGACAACGGCGTCCGGCTGGCCTGGGACACCGTCGAGACGATCCGCTCCTTCGACCCGGGCTGGACGCCGGCCACCGGCAGCCCCCGGGTCAACCTGGCGTTCCGCTGCGCGGACCCGGCCGAGGTGGACCGCTGGTACACCGAGCTGACCGGGGCCGGGTTCCACGGCCACCTGGCGCCGTGGAACGCCTTCTGGGGCCAGCGGTACGCGGTACTGCACGACCCGGACGGCAACGGGGTGGACCTGTTCGCGCCGCTCGCCGCGGACTGA
- a CDS encoding citrate synthase, which translates to MTEVKLDHPGGQLSMPVKPAVEGPAGVVVSNLLKETGMTTYDPGFVNTASCSSAITYIDGDAGILRYRGYPIEQLAQRSSFLEVSYLLIYGELPTEQQLTEFSERIRRHSLLHEEMRRFFDGFPRDAHPMAVLSSAVSALSTFYQDSLDPFDSDHVEMSTVRLMAKVPTIASYAYKKSIGQPLLYPDNSLGYVENFLRMTFGVPAEPYEVDPVMARVLDMLFVLHADHEQNCSTSTVRLVGSSNANLFASVSAGVNALFGPLHGGANQAVLEMLERIQAGGGDVRSFVQKVKDKQAGVKLMGFGHRVYKNYDPRAALVKQAAQDVLRRMAKPDPLLDIAVELEEIALADDFFVSRRLYPNVDFYTGLIYKAMGFPTKMFTVLFALGRLPGWIAQWREMINDPETKIGRPRQVYTGYPERDYVPLSDR; encoded by the coding sequence ATGACGGAAGTCAAGCTCGACCACCCCGGTGGGCAACTGTCGATGCCGGTGAAACCCGCGGTCGAGGGCCCCGCCGGTGTCGTGGTGAGCAACCTGCTCAAGGAAACCGGGATGACCACCTACGATCCCGGGTTCGTCAACACCGCCTCCTGCTCGTCCGCGATCACCTACATCGACGGCGACGCCGGCATCCTGCGGTACCGGGGTTACCCCATCGAGCAACTGGCCCAGCGGTCCTCCTTCCTGGAGGTCTCCTACCTGCTGATCTACGGAGAGCTGCCGACGGAGCAGCAGCTCACCGAGTTCAGCGAGCGGATCCGGCGGCACTCGCTGCTGCACGAGGAGATGCGCCGGTTCTTCGACGGCTTCCCGCGCGACGCGCACCCGATGGCGGTGCTCTCCTCGGCGGTCAGCGCCCTGTCCACCTTCTACCAGGACAGCCTGGACCCCTTCGACTCCGACCACGTCGAGATGTCCACGGTCCGGCTGATGGCGAAGGTCCCCACCATCGCCTCTTACGCGTACAAGAAGTCGATCGGCCAGCCGCTGCTGTACCCGGACAACTCGCTGGGCTACGTGGAGAACTTCCTCCGGATGACCTTCGGCGTGCCGGCCGAGCCGTACGAGGTCGACCCGGTGATGGCCCGCGTGCTGGACATGCTCTTCGTGCTGCACGCCGACCACGAGCAGAACTGCTCGACCTCCACCGTCCGGCTGGTCGGCTCGAGCAACGCCAACCTCTTCGCCTCCGTCTCCGCCGGCGTGAACGCGCTCTTCGGCCCGCTGCACGGCGGCGCCAACCAGGCCGTGCTGGAGATGCTGGAGCGGATCCAGGCCGGCGGCGGTGACGTCCGCTCCTTCGTGCAGAAGGTGAAGGACAAGCAGGCCGGCGTGAAGCTGATGGGCTTCGGTCACCGGGTCTACAAGAACTACGACCCGCGCGCCGCGCTCGTGAAGCAGGCCGCCCAGGACGTCCTCCGCCGGATGGCCAAGCCGGACCCGCTGCTGGACATCGCGGTGGAGCTGGAGGAGATCGCCCTCGCCGACGACTTCTTCGTCTCCCGCCGGCTCTACCCGAACGTGGACTTCTACACCGGCCTCATCTACAAGGCCATGGGCTTCCCGACGAAGATGTTCACGGTGCTCTTCGCCCTGGGCCGGCTCCCCGGCTGGATCGCCCAGTGGCGCGAGATGATCAACGACCCGGAGACCAAGATCGGCCGTCCGCGGCAGGTCTACACCGGCTACCCCGAGCGGGACTACGTCCCGCTGTCGGATCGCTGA
- a CDS encoding sulfatase-like hydrolase/transferase, whose protein sequence is MPPPPVLPPASLWRSELRRLLEVIALVGLVVTQPLLDVLGRSPDFFLFHRAGRGDILLLVALIAVAPTVPFALLGTLSRLAGRAARAAVHTLVVGLLLAALAVQVGRHTTPLRGVPLLLAAGLAGAAGAAAHRRWRGPRRVLRVAAVGPPVFVGLFLFASPASAVVLPRGHAGAAGVAGAGVHPPVVMIVLDELPLVSLLGPDGRIDADRYPHFAELARGSTWYRNATGVSGWTPYALPAMLTGRYPAKPLAPHYSQYPDNLFTALGGLYEIRAEESITRLCPPSRCEQPVSPEQGLGVLLRESGKLLRQVTAPVDGRIDPEDSYRELTRAEAGLDAAEPVPADPKFRWDTLDDNQPARFTSFLAGLRPSSRPTLHFLHLLMPHSPWAYLPSGAHYAAPEDLPNDGAGWVDLARQRHLAQLGYTDRLIGEVLRTLRATGLYDRALILVTADHGVSFTRDWQGRGMDAISHAAGQVAWVPMFVKEPGQRAGRVDDRNWEHVDLLPTIADETHMRIPWRMEGRSARQPPRRQTDKRFYDRPGEPVIFPGGVPSRPAWPAPSPLVGTRVGDRPSGGTAKVANLDAFRAVDPAHGELPALVWGTLPASVPDGTMLAVAVNGTIGAVVPVVPRDEGGRRFAALLPDDRLFTAGANRLDVYQVGADGALRRLTLS, encoded by the coding sequence ATCCCGCCCCCGCCCGTCTTGCCCCCGGCGAGCCTGTGGCGGTCCGAGCTGCGCCGGCTGCTCGAGGTGATCGCGCTGGTCGGGCTGGTGGTCACCCAGCCACTGCTGGACGTCCTCGGCCGCAGTCCCGACTTCTTCCTGTTCCACCGCGCCGGGCGCGGGGACATCCTGCTCCTGGTGGCGCTGATCGCGGTCGCGCCGACCGTGCCGTTCGCGCTGCTCGGCACGCTGAGCCGGCTGGCCGGGCGGGCCGCCCGGGCGGCGGTGCACACGCTGGTGGTCGGGCTGCTGCTGGCCGCCCTCGCCGTCCAGGTCGGGCGGCACACCACGCCGCTGCGGGGCGTACCGCTGCTGCTCGCCGCCGGCCTGGCCGGCGCGGCCGGGGCGGCCGCGCACCGACGGTGGCGGGGGCCGCGCCGGGTGCTGCGGGTGGCGGCGGTCGGGCCCCCGGTCTTCGTCGGGCTCTTCCTCTTCGCCTCGCCGGCCTCGGCGGTGGTGCTGCCGCGCGGCCACGCCGGCGCCGCCGGGGTGGCCGGCGCGGGCGTCCACCCGCCGGTCGTCATGATCGTCCTGGACGAGTTGCCACTGGTCTCGCTGCTCGGCCCGGACGGCCGGATCGACGCCGACCGCTACCCGCACTTCGCCGAGCTGGCGCGGGGGTCCACCTGGTACCGCAACGCCACCGGGGTCAGCGGCTGGACCCCGTACGCGCTGCCGGCCATGCTCACGGGCCGCTACCCGGCAAAGCCGCTCGCCCCGCACTACTCGCAGTACCCGGACAACCTCTTCACCGCCCTCGGCGGCCTCTACGAGATCCGGGCGGAGGAGAGCATCACCCGGCTCTGCCCGCCCAGCCGCTGCGAGCAGCCGGTCAGCCCGGAGCAGGGGCTCGGCGTGCTGCTCCGGGAGAGCGGCAAGCTGCTCCGCCAGGTCACCGCCCCGGTGGACGGCCGGATCGATCCGGAGGACTCCTACCGGGAGCTGACCCGCGCGGAGGCCGGCCTGGACGCCGCCGAACCGGTCCCGGCCGACCCGAAGTTCCGCTGGGACACCCTCGACGACAACCAGCCGGCCCGGTTCACCAGCTTCCTGGCCGGGCTGCGCCCGTCGTCCCGACCCACCCTGCACTTCCTGCACCTGCTGATGCCGCACTCGCCCTGGGCGTACCTGCCGTCGGGGGCGCACTACGCGGCGCCGGAGGACCTGCCCAACGACGGCGCCGGCTGGGTGGACCTGGCCCGCCAGCGGCACCTCGCCCAGCTCGGATACACCGACCGGTTGATCGGCGAGGTGCTGCGTACGCTGCGCGCCACCGGCCTGTACGACCGGGCGCTGATCCTGGTCACCGCCGATCACGGGGTGAGCTTCACCAGGGACTGGCAGGGCCGGGGGATGGACGCGATCAGCCACGCGGCCGGCCAGGTCGCCTGGGTGCCGATGTTCGTCAAGGAGCCCGGTCAGCGCGCCGGACGGGTGGACGACCGCAACTGGGAGCACGTCGACCTGCTGCCCACCATCGCCGACGAGACCCACATGCGGATCCCCTGGCGGATGGAGGGGCGGTCCGCCCGGCAGCCCCCCCGCAGGCAGACCGACAAGCGCTTCTACGACCGCCCCGGCGAGCCCGTGATCTTCCCCGGCGGGGTGCCGTCGCGTCCGGCCTGGCCCGCCCCGAGCCCCCTGGTCGGCACCCGGGTCGGGGACCGCCCCAGCGGCGGTACGGCCAAGGTGGCGAACCTCGACGCGTTCCGCGCCGTCGACCCGGCCCACGGCGAGCTGCCGGCCCTGGTCTGGGGCACCCTGCCCGCCTCGGTCCCGGACGGGACGATGCTGGCCGTGGCGGTCAACGGCACGATCGGCGCGGTCGTCCCGGTCGTCCCGCGCGACGAGGGCGGCCGACGGTTCGCCGCCCTCCTCCCCGACGACCGGCTCTTCACCGCCGGTGCCAATCGCCTCGACGTCTACCAGGTGGGCGCCGACGGCGCGCTGCGCCGCCTCACGCTCTCCTGA
- a CDS encoding glycosyltransferase: MTHFSDPRLAVQARPAAPTAVLDVVVPVHNEETDLGACVRRLHAHLTEHFPYPFRITVADNASVDGTLAVAEALAAELPEVGVLHLDAKGRGRALRTAWSASPAPVLAYMDVDLSTDLAALLPLVAPLISGHSDLAIGTRLARTARVVRGAKREVISRGYNLLLRGTLAVRFSDAQCGFKAIRADVAAGLLPLVRDTGWFFDTELLVLAQRAGLRIHEVPVDWVDDPDSRVDIVATALADLRGIGRLARAFVTGALPLAELREQLGRAPLTTAPAQVPVGLPRQLGRFAAIGVASTLAYLALFLATRGLLGAQAANLLALLVTAVANTAANRRLTFGITGRRHAGRHHLQGLLAFALGLALTSGSLVALHAASAAPARPLELAVLVAANLAATVLRFVLLRLGMHHRRPGRAAVRD; this comes from the coding sequence ATGACGCACTTCAGTGATCCCCGGTTGGCGGTGCAGGCCCGGCCGGCGGCGCCCACCGCGGTGCTGGACGTGGTGGTCCCGGTCCACAACGAGGAGACCGACCTCGGCGCCTGCGTCCGGCGGCTGCACGCCCACCTCACCGAGCACTTCCCGTACCCGTTCCGGATCACGGTGGCGGACAACGCCAGCGTGGACGGGACGCTCGCGGTGGCCGAGGCGCTCGCCGCGGAGCTGCCCGAGGTCGGCGTCCTGCACCTCGACGCCAAGGGGCGCGGCCGGGCGCTGCGAACCGCCTGGTCGGCCTCGCCGGCGCCGGTGCTGGCGTACATGGACGTGGACCTGTCCACCGATCTCGCGGCGCTGCTGCCGCTGGTCGCGCCGCTCATCTCCGGCCACTCCGACCTGGCCATCGGCACCCGGCTGGCGCGTACCGCCCGGGTGGTCCGGGGCGCGAAGCGGGAGGTGATCTCCCGGGGCTACAACCTGCTGCTGCGCGGCACGCTGGCGGTGCGCTTCTCCGACGCGCAATGCGGGTTCAAGGCGATCCGGGCCGACGTGGCCGCCGGGCTGCTGCCGCTGGTGCGGGACACCGGCTGGTTCTTCGACACCGAGCTGCTGGTCCTCGCCCAGCGGGCCGGCCTGCGGATCCACGAGGTGCCGGTGGACTGGGTGGACGACCCGGACAGTCGAGTGGACATCGTCGCCACCGCCCTCGCCGACCTGCGGGGCATCGGTCGGCTGGCCCGGGCGTTCGTCACCGGCGCGCTGCCCCTGGCCGAGCTGCGCGAGCAGCTCGGCCGGGCGCCGCTGACCACGGCGCCGGCGCAGGTGCCGGTCGGGCTGCCCCGGCAACTGGGCCGGTTCGCCGCGATCGGGGTGGCCAGCACCCTGGCCTACCTGGCGCTGTTCCTGGCGACCCGGGGCCTGCTGGGGGCGCAGGCGGCGAACCTGCTGGCGCTGCTGGTCACCGCGGTGGCCAACACGGCCGCCAACCGCCGGCTCACCTTCGGCATCACCGGGCGTCGGCACGCCGGCCGGCACCACCTCCAGGGGCTGCTCGCCTTCGCCCTCGGCCTGGCGCTGACCAGCGGCTCCCTCGTAGCCCTGCACGCCGCGTCCGCCGCGCCAGCCCGCCCGCTGGAACTGGCCGTCCTGGTCGCCGCCAACCTGGCCGCCACCGTGCTGCGGTTCGTGCTGCTCCGTCTCGGCATGCACCATCGTCGGCCGGGCCGGGCGGCGGTCAGGGACTGA
- a CDS encoding helix-turn-helix domain-containing protein, with product MYRERQSALPGAVLWTSVSTGARVRVLPDGCLDLLWSRRSGLLVAGPDRTAYLTDSAPGERWLGLRLPPGVGPAVFGVPAHELRDRRVPLDALWGRAAVELAELLGDRPTGAALEAVASARLAGAGGPDPLGARVAALLAAGVTVTATAAEVGLGERVLHRRCRHLFGYGPKTLARIVRMQRALTLARAGTPLAEVAARSGYADQAHLTRDVRDLAGVPPTRLLRR from the coding sequence ATGTACCGGGAACGTCAGTCGGCCCTGCCCGGCGCCGTGCTGTGGACCAGCGTCAGCACCGGCGCCCGGGTCCGGGTGCTGCCCGACGGGTGCCTGGACCTGCTCTGGTCCAGGCGGTCCGGGCTGCTGGTAGCCGGGCCGGACCGCACCGCGTACCTGACCGACTCCGCCCCGGGCGAGCGGTGGCTGGGACTGCGCCTGCCGCCGGGCGTCGGTCCGGCGGTCTTCGGCGTCCCGGCCCACGAGCTGCGGGACCGCCGGGTGCCGCTCGACGCGCTCTGGGGCCGGGCGGCGGTCGAGCTCGCCGAGCTGCTCGGCGACCGACCGACCGGCGCGGCGCTGGAGGCCGTCGCCTCCGCCCGGCTGGCCGGGGCCGGCGGCCCCGACCCGCTCGGCGCTCGGGTCGCCGCGCTCCTGGCCGCGGGCGTCACCGTCACCGCGACCGCCGCCGAGGTCGGGCTCGGCGAGCGCGTCCTGCACCGCCGGTGCCGGCACCTCTTCGGGTACGGCCCGAAGACCCTCGCCCGCATCGTGCGGATGCAGCGGGCGCTGACGCTGGCCCGGGCGGGTACGCCGCTGGCCGAGGTGGCCGCCCGCAGCGGCTACGCCGACCAGGCCCACCTGACCCGGGACGTCCGGGACCTGGCCGGCGTCCCACCCACCCGTCTGCTGCGGCGCTGA
- a CDS encoding M14 family zinc carboxypeptidase: MRLTRPPSGMTPRRRMASGAAVVLLLGMAPLLNGAPAGAAPPNCSSDPAARLSTVPDPESVLGFPLGVGQQRPVTNDEVRNYLAAVDAASDRVVTGVMATSALGQPLPYAIVSDERHVQQGALQQIAADVRDLRDPRRTTAKKAAETATDRPAIVWVTANVHGGEKSGTDAALKTLYELAAGLSCAVAERNDNLVTIIVPTQNPDGRDASRRQNEFGFDMNRDWFARTQQETDGKIELMRQYPPQVFVDAHEMGGRQYFFPPNADPIHHEIASEAVDWINRIGEANKAGFGYNGACGGTVTTECFFNYARYDLFFMGYGDTVPAAGFGAAGMTFEKGSSSAVEDRVQQQFNTQWATLGWAAANKHEVLTDYFKIWTDALAQGRAGALEPNEVVQPTNTVQFPVADVKIRSYFLLPDRQLADARQLVERLRRMDVEVYEVTQPTTVPTARIFGGRTATDFTVPVGAYWIPMDQPQKHWIQAIMGEDPYVPFPYFYDVSAWSNPLLMGVDTIYTGDDVRPQAQLVRQISGGKTSAAGAKGSYAYPLDSAAAAELTFRLLGQGVPLVRDLATSVVGFPAKSLTPELDGLARSLGVTLTPKAEAASGSPVDLPDVGLFQGTGISTTSGSHGEARYVLGKRWGLDLKPVTSADINDNTPAFTERTVLLVPDGSSSTGGLTAAGQANLRTWIAQGHTYIGLRNEGTRMARAAGLTSTTETTQPAEYEVPGSHLRVDVDHDSPIALGRPVADFDYNNNDPILSPSTTGSNVLSYPSGDTFWVSGYNLLGDLLRGTVALVDEPTGAGRAVLFAFNPLFRAYNESGLHLVANALLYPSAGATAGPTARTAPQRAVGVDPARAAAAAAPVPENLGGEWRPITIEVAAGDLARAEAVVGRYTPAARVSVADGSAYLVIPNPDGLQVDEHPFLGDLVRALRADQIPLRSLVG; this comes from the coding sequence ATGCGCCTGACCAGACCTCCGTCCGGGATGACCCCCCGGAGACGAATGGCGAGCGGCGCGGCCGTGGTCCTGCTCCTGGGCATGGCCCCGTTGCTCAACGGCGCCCCGGCCGGAGCAGCGCCCCCGAACTGCAGCAGCGACCCGGCCGCCCGACTGTCCACCGTGCCGGATCCCGAGTCCGTGCTCGGCTTTCCGCTCGGCGTCGGCCAGCAGCGGCCCGTCACCAACGACGAGGTCCGGAACTACCTGGCCGCCGTCGACGCCGCCTCCGACCGGGTGGTCACCGGCGTCATGGCGACGAGCGCCCTCGGCCAGCCGCTGCCGTACGCCATCGTCTCCGACGAGCGGCACGTCCAGCAGGGCGCCCTCCAGCAGATCGCCGCGGACGTCCGCGACCTGCGGGATCCGCGCCGGACCACGGCGAAGAAGGCCGCCGAGACCGCGACCGACCGTCCGGCCATCGTCTGGGTGACGGCGAACGTGCACGGCGGCGAGAAGAGCGGCACGGACGCCGCACTCAAGACCCTCTACGAGCTGGCCGCCGGGCTGTCCTGTGCCGTGGCGGAGCGCAACGACAACCTGGTCACGATCATCGTGCCGACGCAGAACCCGGACGGCCGCGACGCCAGCCGGCGCCAGAACGAGTTCGGCTTCGACATGAACCGGGACTGGTTCGCGCGCACCCAGCAGGAGACCGACGGCAAGATCGAACTCATGCGGCAGTACCCGCCGCAGGTCTTCGTCGACGCGCACGAGATGGGCGGTCGGCAGTACTTCTTCCCGCCCAACGCCGACCCCATCCACCACGAGATCGCCAGCGAGGCCGTCGACTGGATCAACCGCATCGGCGAGGCGAACAAGGCCGGGTTCGGCTACAACGGCGCCTGCGGCGGCACCGTCACCACCGAATGCTTTTTCAACTATGCGAGGTACGACCTCTTCTTCATGGGCTACGGCGACACCGTGCCGGCCGCCGGCTTCGGCGCGGCCGGCATGACCTTCGAGAAGGGCAGCTCCTCGGCAGTCGAGGACCGGGTCCAGCAGCAGTTCAACACGCAGTGGGCGACCCTCGGCTGGGCCGCCGCGAACAAGCACGAGGTGCTGACCGACTACTTCAAGATCTGGACGGACGCTCTGGCCCAGGGCAGGGCCGGCGCGCTCGAGCCGAACGAGGTGGTCCAGCCCACCAACACGGTCCAGTTCCCGGTGGCGGACGTCAAGATCCGGTCGTACTTCCTGCTGCCCGACCGGCAGCTCGCCGACGCCCGCCAACTGGTCGAGCGGCTGCGCCGGATGGACGTCGAGGTGTACGAGGTGACCCAGCCGACCACGGTGCCCACCGCCCGAATCTTCGGCGGGCGCACCGCGACCGACTTCACTGTGCCGGTGGGCGCGTACTGGATTCCCATGGACCAGCCGCAGAAGCACTGGATCCAGGCGATCATGGGCGAGGACCCGTACGTGCCGTTCCCCTACTTCTACGACGTGTCGGCCTGGAGCAACCCGCTACTGATGGGCGTGGACACCATCTACACCGGGGACGATGTCCGGCCCCAGGCCCAGCTGGTCCGGCAGATCTCCGGCGGCAAGACCTCGGCGGCGGGGGCGAAGGGCTCGTACGCGTACCCGCTGGACTCCGCCGCGGCGGCCGAGCTCACCTTCCGGCTGCTCGGCCAGGGCGTGCCGCTGGTCCGCGACCTGGCCACCAGCGTGGTCGGGTTCCCCGCGAAGAGCCTCACCCCGGAGCTCGACGGGCTTGCCAGGTCCCTCGGGGTGACTTTGACCCCGAAGGCGGAGGCGGCCAGCGGAAGTCCGGTCGACCTGCCGGATGTCGGGCTGTTCCAGGGCACCGGCATTTCCACCACCTCCGGCTCCCACGGCGAGGCCCGGTACGTGCTCGGCAAGCGGTGGGGCCTCGACCTGAAACCAGTGACCAGCGCCGACATCAACGACAACACCCCAGCGTTCACCGAGCGCACCGTGCTGCTCGTGCCGGACGGCAGCAGCTCGACCGGTGGGCTGACCGCCGCGGGACAGGCCAACCTGCGGACCTGGATCGCCCAGGGCCACACCTACATCGGCCTGCGCAACGAGGGCACCCGGATGGCCCGGGCTGCCGGCCTCACCTCCACCACTGAGACGACGCAGCCGGCGGAGTACGAGGTGCCCGGCTCACACCTGCGGGTCGACGTTGACCACGACAGCCCGATCGCGCTCGGCCGCCCGGTTGCGGACTTCGACTACAACAACAACGACCCGATCCTGAGCCCGAGCACCACCGGCAGCAACGTGCTCAGCTACCCGTCCGGTGACACCTTCTGGGTGAGCGGTTACAACCTGCTCGGCGACCTGCTGCGGGGAACGGTCGCCCTGGTGGACGAGCCGACCGGCGCCGGCCGGGCGGTGCTGTTCGCGTTCAACCCGCTGTTCCGGGCGTACAACGAGAGCGGTCTGCACCTGGTGGCCAACGCGCTGCTCTACCCGTCGGCGGGCGCGACCGCCGGTCCGACGGCGCGCACCGCGCCGCAGCGGGCGGTGGGCGTCGATCCGGCCCGCGCGGCCGCGGCGGCCGCGCCGGTCCCGGAGAACCTGGGCGGCGAGTGGCGGCCGATCACCATCGAGGTGGCGGCCGGCGATCTCGCCCGGGCCGAGGCGGTCGTGGGCCGATACACCCCCGCCGCCCGGGTCTCCGTGGCGGACGGCTCGGCCTACCTGGTCATCCCCAACCCGGACGGCCTGCAGGTCGACGAGCACCCGTTCCTGGGTGACCTGGTCCGCGCCCTTCGGGCCGACCAGATTCCGCTCCGCTCGCTGGTGGGCTGA
- a CDS encoding arginase family protein, with protein MRWTVLDAALESSGRSRGEERAPRALRAAGLLERLGAADGGTVDARIDDPERDPGTGLIGAEQVRRASRAIAGEVAAVRAAGRRPLVVGGDCTILLGVFLALPAGSGLWFLDGHVDFADGRTSATGEGADMELSVLTGHGPDLFDRGGPLVDPELVRLVGHRPPRDDLSRQEAARVDPRIAQVPAPALRERGAAEVGRELAGEDVGAAWLHLDLDVLDPQALPAVTYPEPDGPDWDELLALLTPLARSERLVGVSLADFNADEDPDGRHARRLVEVLSTAFSP; from the coding sequence GTGCGATGGACGGTGCTGGACGCGGCGCTGGAGTCCTCGGGCCGGAGCCGGGGCGAGGAGCGCGCACCCCGCGCGCTCCGGGCCGCGGGTCTGCTGGAGCGGCTCGGCGCGGCGGACGGCGGGACGGTCGACGCCCGGATCGACGACCCGGAGCGCGACCCGGGCACCGGGCTGATCGGCGCGGAGCAGGTTCGTCGGGCCAGTCGGGCGATCGCCGGCGAGGTGGCGGCCGTCCGTGCCGCCGGGCGGCGCCCGCTGGTCGTCGGCGGGGATTGCACCATCCTGCTCGGCGTCTTCCTCGCCCTGCCCGCCGGTAGCGGACTGTGGTTCCTGGACGGTCACGTGGACTTCGCGGACGGTCGTACCTCGGCCACCGGGGAGGGCGCGGACATGGAGCTGTCGGTGCTCACCGGTCACGGCCCCGACCTCTTCGACCGCGGGGGGCCGCTGGTGGACCCGGAACTCGTCCGGCTGGTCGGCCACCGCCCGCCCCGCGACGACCTGAGCCGACAGGAGGCCGCTCGGGTGGACCCGCGGATCGCCCAGGTGCCGGCCCCCGCGCTGCGCGAGCGGGGGGCGGCGGAGGTCGGCCGCGAGCTGGCCGGTGAGGACGTCGGGGCGGCCTGGCTGCACCTCGACCTCGACGTGCTGGACCCGCAGGCCCTGCCGGCGGTGACCTACCCGGAGCCCGACGGGCCGGACTGGGACGAGCTGCTCGCGCTGCTCACCCCGCTGGCCCGATCGGAGCGCCTGGTCGGCGTGAGCCTGGCCGACTTCAACGCGGACGAGGACCCCGACGGGCGGCACGCGCGACGCCTCGTCGAGGTCCTCTCGACCGCGTTCAGTCCCTGA
- a CDS encoding class I SAM-dependent methyltransferase, translated as MVAPDTGIRVEPGSFRDPSNRVFHRDGEVLRGLADRAARDWRSLAASDFFRTLLAEGKVCGTQELTPTPVDAPWAAVLRHERIPFVSHPYEWSFGMLRDAALLHLEILRAALAAGFTTKDGSAYNLQWRGASPVFIDVGSFEPCRDGEPWAGYRQFCQTLLYPLLLQAHLGVDFQPWLRARVDGIEPDQLRRLFGGARRLLPGVLTHVHLHGAMQRRNARSTTADVRAQLRAAGYSRELVSATVRGIEKLVRRLDRRPGGSHWSDYQRTCGYSVQDRQAKERFVEDAMAGAGRPALALDLGANDGRYARIAARHAGYVVAVEQEPAVVDELYRALRAEGERRILPLVMDLADPSPGGGWRGVERAGFAERARADVVLALAVVHHLAIGRNVPLVELVDQFVQLGTPGGRLVVEFVHPEDPMVRRLLANRPDGLFPDYRRETFERLLAARCRIERRWELPSGSRTLYQAVVGG; from the coding sequence ATGGTGGCCCCCGACACCGGGATCCGGGTCGAACCCGGATCGTTCCGCGATCCGAGCAACCGGGTCTTCCACCGCGACGGCGAGGTGCTGCGCGGGCTCGCCGACCGGGCGGCCCGCGACTGGCGCTCGCTGGCGGCCAGCGACTTCTTCCGTACCCTGCTGGCCGAGGGAAAGGTCTGCGGCACCCAGGAGCTCACGCCGACGCCGGTCGACGCGCCGTGGGCCGCGGTGCTCCGCCATGAACGCATCCCGTTCGTCTCCCATCCGTACGAGTGGTCGTTCGGGATGCTGCGCGACGCCGCGCTGCTGCACCTGGAAATTCTCCGCGCCGCGCTCGCGGCGGGTTTCACCACAAAGGACGGCTCGGCCTACAACCTCCAGTGGCGCGGCGCGTCGCCGGTCTTCATCGACGTCGGCTCCTTCGAACCGTGCCGCGACGGGGAACCCTGGGCCGGCTACCGCCAGTTCTGCCAGACCCTGCTCTATCCGCTGCTGCTCCAGGCCCATCTCGGTGTGGACTTCCAGCCCTGGCTGCGCGCCCGGGTCGACGGCATCGAACCGGACCAGCTGCGTCGGCTCTTCGGCGGGGCCCGGCGGCTGCTGCCGGGCGTGCTCACCCACGTGCACCTGCACGGCGCGATGCAGCGGCGCAACGCCCGCTCCACCACTGCGGACGTCCGGGCCCAGCTGCGGGCCGCCGGCTACTCCCGGGAGCTGGTCTCGGCGACGGTCCGGGGGATCGAGAAGCTGGTCCGCCGGCTGGACCGCCGGCCCGGGGGCAGCCACTGGTCGGACTACCAGCGCACCTGCGGCTACTCGGTGCAGGACCGGCAGGCCAAGGAACGGTTCGTCGAGGACGCGATGGCCGGTGCCGGCCGGCCCGCACTCGCGCTCGACCTGGGCGCCAACGACGGCCGGTACGCCCGGATCGCCGCCCGGCACGCCGGATACGTGGTCGCGGTCGAGCAGGAGCCGGCCGTGGTCGACGAGCTCTACCGGGCGCTGCGCGCCGAGGGGGAGCGGCGGATCCTGCCGCTGGTGATGGACCTGGCCGACCCGTCGCCGGGCGGTGGCTGGCGCGGCGTCGAGCGGGCCGGCTTCGCCGAGCGGGCCCGCGCCGACGTGGTCCTCGCCCTGGCCGTGGTGCACCACCTGGCGATCGGGCGGAACGTGCCGCTGGTCGAGCTGGTGGACCAGTTCGTCCAGCTCGGCACGCCCGGCGGCCGGCTGGTCGTGGAGTTCGTCCATCCTGAGGACCCGATGGTCCGGCGGCTGCTGGCCAACAGACCCGACGGGCTCTTTCCCGACTATCGGCGGGAGACGTTCGAGCGGCTGCTCGCCGCGCGCTGCCGGATCGAGCGGCGGTGGGAGCTGCCGTCGGGCAGCCGGACGCTCTACCAGGCGGTCGTGGGTGGCTGA